One genomic segment of Manis pentadactyla isolate mManPen7 chromosome 1, mManPen7.hap1, whole genome shotgun sequence includes these proteins:
- the PNOC gene encoding prepronociceptin isoform X1, with product MNILLCELLLLSLFSSVSCGCQKDCLTCREKLRPAPGSFNLEVCILECEGKVFSRPLWTPCTQVLARGSWQLSPADPEHVVAALYQPRASEMQLKRMPRIRSLFQAQKGTEPGMEEAGETEQKQLQKRCLGDPPNSMSPAPDLPAGKRGSFCPKALRQASPPGLHPRGTAPLGPSPHGMFHDDPVATSECIFVIPPVDI from the exons ATGAACATCCTGCTCTGTGAGCTCCTGCTGCTCAGCCTCTTCTCCAGCGTGTCCTGCGGCTGTCAGAAGGACTGTCTGACCTGCAGAGAGAAGCTCCGCCCAGCTCCTGGCAGCTTCAACCTTGAG GTGTGCATCCTCGAGTGTGAAGGGAAGGTCTTCTCCCGCCCTCTCTGGACTCCGTGCACCCAGGTCCTGGCCAGGGGCTCCTGGCAGCTCAGTCCTGCTGACCCAGAGCACGTGGTGGCTGCTCTTTACCAGCCAAGAGCCTCCGAGATGCAACTGAAGCGGATGCCCCGCATCAGGAGCCTATTCCAAGCACAGAAAGGGACAGAGCCCGGCATGGAAGAGGCTGGAGAGACAGAGCAGAAACAGCTGCAGAAGAG GTGTCTGGGTGATCCCCCAAACAGCATGTCTCCAGCCCCAGACCTGCCGGCTGGGAAGCGGGGTTCCTTCTGCCCCAAGGCACTGAGGCAGGCTTCACCTCCAGGTCTCCACCCGAGAGGAACCGCCCCTCTGGGTCCCTCCCCACATGGCATGTTTCATGATGACCCTGTTGCTACATCAGAGTGTATTTTTGTAATTCCCCCAGTTGACATTTAA
- the PNOC gene encoding prepronociceptin isoform X2 encodes MNILLCELLLLSLFSSVSCGCQKDCLTCREKLRPAPGSFNLEVCILECEGKVFSRPLWTPCTQVLARGSWQLSPADPEHVVAALYQPRASEMQLKRMPRIRSLFQAQKGTEPGMEEAGETEQKQLQKRFGGFTGARKSARKLANQKRFSEFMRQYLVLSMQSSQRRRTLRQNGRA; translated from the exons ATGAACATCCTGCTCTGTGAGCTCCTGCTGCTCAGCCTCTTCTCCAGCGTGTCCTGCGGCTGTCAGAAGGACTGTCTGACCTGCAGAGAGAAGCTCCGCCCAGCTCCTGGCAGCTTCAACCTTGAG GTGTGCATCCTCGAGTGTGAAGGGAAGGTCTTCTCCCGCCCTCTCTGGACTCCGTGCACCCAGGTCCTGGCCAGGGGCTCCTGGCAGCTCAGTCCTGCTGACCCAGAGCACGTGGTGGCTGCTCTTTACCAGCCAAGAGCCTCCGAGATGCAACTGAAGCGGATGCCCCGCATCAGGAGCCTATTCCAAGCACAGAAAGGGACAGAGCCCGGCATGGAAGAGGCTGGAGAGACAGAGCAGAAACAGCTGCAGAAGAGGTTCGGGGGCTTCACCGGGGCCCGGAAGTCGGCCCGGAAGTTGGCCAACCAGAAGCGGTTCAGTGAGTTTATGAGGCAGTACCTGGTCCTGAGCATGCAGTCCAGCCAGCGCCGGCGCACCCTGCGCCAGAATGGCCGAGCCTAG
- the PNOC gene encoding prepronociceptin isoform X3, protein MNILLCELLLLSLFSSVSCGCQKDCLTCREKLRPAPGSFNLEVCILECEGKVFSRPLWTPCTQVLARGSWQLSPADPEHVVAALYQPRASEMQLKRMPRIRSLFQAQKGTEPGMEEAGETEQKQLQKRFGGFTGARKSARKLANQKRFSEFMRQYLVLSMQSSQRRRTLRQNGVWVIPQTACLQPQTCRLGSGVPSAPRH, encoded by the exons ATGAACATCCTGCTCTGTGAGCTCCTGCTGCTCAGCCTCTTCTCCAGCGTGTCCTGCGGCTGTCAGAAGGACTGTCTGACCTGCAGAGAGAAGCTCCGCCCAGCTCCTGGCAGCTTCAACCTTGAG GTGTGCATCCTCGAGTGTGAAGGGAAGGTCTTCTCCCGCCCTCTCTGGACTCCGTGCACCCAGGTCCTGGCCAGGGGCTCCTGGCAGCTCAGTCCTGCTGACCCAGAGCACGTGGTGGCTGCTCTTTACCAGCCAAGAGCCTCCGAGATGCAACTGAAGCGGATGCCCCGCATCAGGAGCCTATTCCAAGCACAGAAAGGGACAGAGCCCGGCATGGAAGAGGCTGGAGAGACAGAGCAGAAACAGCTGCAGAAGAGGTTCGGGGGCTTCACCGGGGCCCGGAAGTCGGCCCGGAAGTTGGCCAACCAGAAGCGGTTCAGTGAGTTTATGAGGCAGTACCTGGTCCTGAGCATGCAGTCCAGCCAGCGCCGGCGCACCCTGCGCCAGAATG GTGTCTGGGTGATCCCCCAAACAGCATGTCTCCAGCCCCAGACCTGCCGGCTGGGAAGCGGGGTTCCTTCTGCCCCAAGGCACTGA